One genomic segment of Myotis daubentonii chromosome 14, mMyoDau2.1, whole genome shotgun sequence includes these proteins:
- the LOC132215372 gene encoding PRAME family member 8-like, with protein sequence MSIWTPPTLLELAAKRLLRDQASAISALEYLPVELFPYLFVMAYRGGCRPQLLKALAQAWPFTVLPLGVLMRRPPDHAPTRAAGLKAVFDALDVLLAQEVRPRRCKLQVLDLRNMGANFWDMWLGVSTGNCSPTGPVTAHSSGPNMEHPLAPLEVFLDLNFNEKDRDKFFMHIIQWAQQREGLLHLCCKALRISEVPFQRVRRVLDRVKLDCIQEVSVHCTWDLPTLRAFALYLGQMSNLQKLLLLGELAEDGRLDQMLRCLQTPLDKLCLTYCQQLTHSDLTHLFQCPNLKQLKILYLYGLSLAGLSEPLRALLEAVAPTLQDLGLDKCGMADSQVEAILPALSRCHQLREFSICVNNFPVSTVEKLLRRTAGLRSLELELYPVPLECYRTQGTVNQERLALIRAELTGVLRELGQPRTIHLVTKHLRHRKFYKLAFS encoded by the exons ATGAGCATCTGGACGCCACCCACACTCCTGGAGCTGGCAGCAAAGCGCCTGCTGAGGGACCAGGCCTCGGCCATCTCAGCTCTGGAGTACCTGCCCGTTGAGCTCTTCCCATACCTGTTCGTCATGGCCTACCGTGGTGGATGCCGCCCCCAGCTACTGAAGGCATTGGCCCAAGCCTGGCCCTTCACTGTCCTCCCTCTGGGGGTCCTGATGCGGCGTCCCCCTGatcatgccccaaccagggccgcgGGCTTAAAAGCCGTGTTTGATGCGCTTGATGTTCTGCTTGCCCAGGAGGTTCGGCCCAGGAGGTGCAAACTACAGGTGCTGGATTTAAGGAACATGGGTGCCAACTTCTGGGATATGTGGCTTGGAGTCAGCACCGGGAATTGCTCACCGACAGGACCAGTGACTGCGCACAGCTCCGGCCCCAACATGGAGCATCCCCTGGCTCCCTTGGAGGTGTTCCTAGACCTTAACTTCAACGAAAAGGACCGGGATAAGTTTTTCATGCACATCATCCAatgggcccagcagagggaggggttGCTACACCTGTGCTGCAAGGCGCTGAGGATTTCTGAGGTGCCCTTCCAGAGAGTCAGGAGGGTCCTGGATAGGGTGAAGCTGGACTGCATCCAGGAGGTGAGCGTGCACTGCACCTGGGACCTGCCCACCCTGCGGGCATTTGCTCTCTACCTGGGTCAGATGAGTAACCTGCAGAAACTCCTTCTCCTGGGAGAGCTGGCTGAGGACG GCCGCCTGGACCAGATGCTCAGGTGCCTGCAGACCCCCTTGGACAAGCTCTGCCTAACATATTGCCAGCAGCTGACGCATTCAGACCTGACACACCTGTTCCAGTGCCCGAACCTCAAGCAGCTGAAGATCCTATATCTATATGGCCTCAGCCTTGCGGGTCTCAGTGAGCCACTCCGAGCTCTGCTGGAGGCAGTGGCACCCACCCTCCAGGACCTGGGTCTGGATAAATGTGGGATGGCGGACTCCCAAGTCgaggccatcctgcctgccctgagccgcTGCCACCAGCTCAGGGAGTTCTCCATCTGTGTGAACAACTTCCCCGTGTCCACCGTGGAGAAGCTGCTGCGCCGCACAGCCGGGCTGCGCAGTTTAGAGCTCGAGCTGTACCCCGTCCCCCTGGAGTGTTACAGGACCCAAGGGACTGTCAACCAGGAGAGACTTGCCCTGATCCGGGCTGAGCTCACGGGGGTACTGAGGGAGTTAGGACAGCCCAGGACCATCCATCTTGTCACCAAGCATCTTAGACATAGGAAGTTTTATAAGCTGGCATTTTCATGA